The following coding sequences are from one Paenibacillus stellifer window:
- a CDS encoding ABC transporter permease: MNKFRKILSGDSYIVPLVAIVLGFLVGAVVMLIGGYDPIAAYSALFKRVFGSAYDFGEAIREMTPLMLTGLSVAFAFRSGMFNIGADGQVLIGMTVASVIGIKLAGMPSFLLVPLAIIGAALGGGLWAGIAGYLKAKRGINEVITTIMLNWIALYFANYIVRNFLLIPGQNRSEDIPASMSMTFLNSLFDNARLHWGTIIALLAAVFFYVYLWKTKQGYEMRAVGLNPHAAEYAGMNVGRNVMKAMFIAGVFAGLAGAGEVLGVFHYQSVFAASPGYGFDGIAVALLGLTHPFGVILAAILYGMLTYGSAGMSFNADVPPELIRIVIGSIIFFIAAQGIVRFVLKPFYFKRKKEKVL; this comes from the coding sequence TTGAACAAGTTTAGAAAAATATTATCCGGCGACAGCTACATCGTGCCGCTGGTGGCGATTGTGCTCGGCTTCCTCGTCGGAGCCGTCGTCATGCTGATCGGCGGTTATGATCCGATCGCCGCATACAGTGCGCTGTTCAAGCGCGTATTCGGTAGTGCCTACGACTTCGGCGAAGCGATCCGCGAGATGACGCCGCTTATGCTGACAGGCCTGTCCGTGGCCTTCGCATTCCGTTCCGGCATGTTCAACATCGGGGCGGACGGACAGGTGCTAATCGGCATGACCGTAGCTTCCGTCATCGGCATCAAGCTCGCTGGTATGCCGTCATTTCTGCTTGTTCCGCTGGCAATCATCGGAGCAGCCCTGGGCGGCGGCCTGTGGGCCGGTATTGCAGGCTACCTGAAGGCCAAGCGGGGCATTAATGAAGTTATCACGACGATCATGTTGAACTGGATTGCACTGTATTTCGCGAATTATATCGTGCGGAATTTCCTGCTGATTCCAGGACAGAACCGTTCGGAGGATATTCCGGCATCCATGTCCATGACTTTCTTGAACTCCCTCTTTGACAATGCCCGTCTTCACTGGGGCACGATCATTGCGCTTCTTGCCGCTGTGTTCTTCTACGTCTATCTCTGGAAGACGAAGCAGGGCTACGAAATGCGCGCGGTCGGTCTCAATCCGCATGCGGCCGAATATGCGGGCATGAACGTGGGCCGCAACGTTATGAAGGCCATGTTCATCGCCGGCGTGTTCGCAGGCCTTGCCGGCGCAGGCGAGGTGCTGGGCGTGTTCCATTACCAGTCTGTATTCGCTGCGTCGCCTGGCTACGGCTTTGACGGCATCGCCGTCGCGCTGCTCGGTCTGACCCATCCGTTTGGGGTCATTCTTGCCGCCATTTTGTACGGTATGCTGACTTATGGTTCAGCGGGCATGAGCTTTAATGCGGACGTGCCGCCGGAGCTTATCCGGATCGTGATCGGGTCCATTATTTTCTTCATTGCGGCCCAGGGTATTGTGCGCTTTGTGCTCAAGCCGTTTTATTTCAAGCGCAAGAAAGAGAAGGTGTTATAG
- a CDS encoding ABC transporter permease gives MDLTTLGQMLNTTLVFSTALIFASLGGIFSERSGVVNIGIEGLMTFGAFAAAVGGYYAEDAGLGAWAPWIGVLCAMAVGVIGALIHAVASITFKADQTISGTVINFLAAGSTLYMVKLLFEGAGESPLINGFDKYAIPGLSKIPVIGPGLFNNYPTTYLAIILVIVVYLVLFKTPFGLRLRAVGEHPSAADTLGVKVNRMRYIGVMLSGLLAGIGGATITLTTTGTFAHNTISGQGFIAIAAMIFGKWNPLGAFGAAVFFGFSQAIRNYVQLFGWSQNIPQEFIYMIPYVLTIIVLVSAVGRSSAPKALGQPYDPSKR, from the coding sequence ATGGATCTGACCACGCTGGGCCAAATGCTCAATACGACGCTCGTATTCTCCACAGCGCTCATATTTGCCTCTCTGGGCGGCATCTTCTCTGAACGTTCGGGCGTAGTCAACATCGGAATTGAAGGTCTGATGACCTTTGGCGCCTTCGCGGCAGCTGTCGGCGGTTATTATGCCGAGGACGCCGGTCTTGGCGCCTGGGCTCCCTGGATCGGTGTGCTCTGCGCCATGGCCGTGGGCGTGATCGGCGCGCTGATTCATGCCGTCGCTTCGATCACCTTCAAGGCGGACCAGACAATCAGCGGTACGGTAATCAACTTCCTGGCGGCGGGCAGTACACTGTATATGGTCAAGCTGCTGTTTGAAGGGGCTGGTGAAAGCCCGCTGATCAATGGCTTCGACAAATATGCCATTCCGGGGCTGTCCAAGATTCCGGTAATCGGTCCCGGACTCTTCAACAACTATCCGACGACCTATCTGGCTATCATCCTGGTAATTGTTGTATATCTGGTACTGTTCAAGACGCCGTTCGGTCTTCGCCTGCGGGCGGTAGGCGAGCATCCGAGCGCAGCCGATACGCTTGGCGTCAAGGTCAATCGGATGCGGTACATCGGCGTTATGCTCAGCGGCCTCCTGGCCGGCATCGGCGGTGCGACCATTACGCTTACGACGACCGGAACGTTCGCTCATAACACCATTTCCGGACAGGGCTTTATCGCGATCGCCGCGATGATCTTCGGCAAATGGAATCCGCTTGGCGCGTTCGGCGCCGCGGTCTTCTTCGGCTTCTCCCAGGCGATCCGCAACTATGTGCAGCTGTTCGGATGGTCCCAGAATATCCCTCAGGAATTTATCTACATGATTCCGTATGTGCTGACCATCATCGTTCTCGTCAGCGCGGTAGGCCGCTCCTCGGCGCCCAAGGCGCTGGGCCAGCCCTACGATCCAAGCAAACGGTGA
- a CDS encoding GNAT family N-acetyltransferase: protein MTKVEGGSIVIRYRRPKQDDITIHRLIETELVPLSHLSEKALIQIKKELPRRLGRGVTLVASSDYDSNPLGFVHFLLHGDLLFIDMLAVAAPAKRKRWGNLLMDHAERFALSRGCLRSKVAVDIGNTAGLSFYEKLGYSIMRYSPQSMCYEMEKRFFPPGL from the coding sequence ATGACCAAAGTGGAAGGGGGGAGCATCGTGATTCGCTACCGCAGACCCAAACAGGATGATATAACCATCCATCGTCTGATTGAGACCGAGCTTGTACCGTTATCCCATCTGTCCGAAAAAGCGTTGATTCAGATCAAAAAAGAACTCCCGCGCCGTCTCGGGCGGGGAGTTACTCTGGTGGCCAGCTCCGATTATGACAGCAATCCGCTGGGATTTGTCCACTTCCTGCTGCACGGAGACCTGCTGTTTATCGATATGCTGGCCGTCGCCGCTCCCGCCAAGCGGAAGCGCTGGGGCAATCTGCTTATGGATCATGCGGAGCGGTTTGCATTATCACGCGGCTGCCTGCGCTCCAAGGTTGCCGTGGATATCGGAAATACTGCCGGTCTTTCCTTTTACGAGAAGCTAGGTTATTCCATTATGCGCTATTCGCCGCAAAGCATGTGCTATGAGATGGAGAAGCGCTTTTTTCCGCCCGGCTTATAA
- the ilvB gene encoding biosynthetic-type acetolactate synthase large subunit, with the protein MMTQIPEARSTEELREKWQTPEVITGSEILLRSLVLEGVDTVFGYPGGAVLYIYDALYGFTDFNHVLTRHEQGAIHAADGYARASGKVGVCIATSGPGATNLVTGIATAYMDSVPLVVITGNVFSSLIGTDAFQEADITGITMPITKHSYLVRSVEDLPRVIHEAFHIASTGRKGPVLIDIPKDVSAAKTLFTPAKNVNLRGYNPRTVPNKLQLDKLVRAISEAERPIIIAGGGVIYSGAHEAMYEFVKRTEIPITTTLLGLGAFPSGNELWLGMPGMHGTYAANNAIQQCDLLINIGARFDDRVTGKLDGFAPHAKIVHIDIDPAEIGKNVTPDIPIVGDVKTVLEMLIPEVGRASKADAWREQLSKWKAEKPLRYNDTEDVLKPQWVIELINDTTKGEAIVTTDVGQHQMWAAQYYKFNQPRSWITSGGLGTMGFGFPSAIGAHFAKPDRLVVSINGDGGMQMCSQELAICAIHNIPIKIVVINNQVLGMVRQWQNLIYEKRYSYTDLAGSPNFVKLAEAYGVKGIRATTKEEARTAWEEALNTPGPVLVEFLVSKDENVYPMVTQGSTIDQMLMGDEE; encoded by the coding sequence ATGATGACGCAAATACCGGAAGCACGGTCGACTGAGGAGCTGCGGGAGAAATGGCAAACGCCGGAAGTGATTACCGGCTCGGAAATTCTGCTCCGCAGCCTGGTGCTGGAGGGTGTCGATACCGTGTTCGGATATCCGGGCGGCGCCGTTCTGTATATTTACGATGCGCTCTATGGATTTACGGATTTCAACCATGTGCTGACCCGGCATGAGCAGGGAGCCATTCATGCGGCGGACGGTTACGCAAGAGCGAGCGGCAAGGTAGGCGTCTGTATCGCCACCTCCGGTCCGGGCGCAACGAACCTGGTCACCGGTATTGCGACGGCTTATATGGACTCGGTCCCGCTGGTAGTAATTACCGGCAACGTCTTCTCCAGCCTGATCGGCACGGACGCATTCCAGGAAGCGGATATTACCGGCATTACGATGCCGATAACGAAGCACAGCTACCTGGTTCGCAGCGTGGAGGATCTGCCGCGGGTTATCCACGAGGCCTTCCACATCGCGTCCACCGGACGCAAAGGCCCGGTGCTGATCGATATTCCGAAGGACGTATCCGCTGCGAAGACGCTGTTCACGCCGGCTAAGAACGTGAACCTGAGAGGCTACAACCCGCGCACGGTTCCGAACAAGCTTCAGCTTGACAAGCTGGTTCGCGCCATCTCCGAAGCGGAGCGGCCGATCATTATCGCCGGCGGCGGCGTCATCTACTCCGGAGCGCATGAAGCGATGTATGAATTCGTGAAGCGGACCGAGATTCCGATCACGACAACGCTGCTTGGATTAGGCGCATTCCCGAGCGGCAACGAGCTGTGGCTGGGCATGCCGGGCATGCACGGCACCTACGCCGCGAACAACGCGATTCAGCAGTGCGATCTGCTGATCAACATCGGCGCCCGGTTCGATGACCGGGTGACAGGCAAGCTGGACGGCTTCGCACCGCACGCCAAGATCGTCCACATCGACATTGACCCGGCCGAGATCGGCAAGAACGTGACGCCGGACATTCCGATTGTCGGCGATGTCAAGACCGTGCTTGAAATGCTGATTCCGGAAGTGGGCCGCGCTTCGAAGGCCGATGCCTGGAGAGAGCAGCTCTCCAAGTGGAAGGCGGAGAAGCCGCTTCGCTACAACGACACGGAAGACGTGCTGAAGCCGCAATGGGTCATCGAGCTGATCAATGACACGACCAAAGGCGAAGCGATCGTAACGACAGACGTCGGCCAGCATCAAATGTGGGCTGCGCAGTACTACAAGTTCAACCAGCCACGGTCCTGGATCACCTCGGGTGGACTCGGAACGATGGGCTTCGGTTTCCCGTCGGCCATCGGCGCCCATTTTGCCAAGCCGGACCGGCTGGTCGTATCGATCAACGGCGACGGCGGCATGCAGATGTGTTCCCAGGAGCTGGCGATCTGTGCCATCCATAATATTCCGATCAAAATCGTTGTAATCAACAACCAGGTGCTCGGCATGGTGCGCCAGTGGCAAAATCTCATTTACGAGAAGCGCTACAGCTACACGGATCTCGCCGGCAGCCCGAACTTTGTGAAACTGGCCGAAGCATACGGCGTGAAGGGAATCCGGGCCACTACTAAGGAAGAAGCAAGAACGGCCTGGGAGGAAGCTCTGAATACACCGGGACCGGTGCTGGTGGAATTCCTCGTCTCGAAGGACGAGAATGTCTACCCGATGGTAACCCAGGGCTCGACCATCGATCAAATGCTGATGGGGGATGAAGAATAG
- the ilvN gene encoding acetolactate synthase small subunit, which translates to MVARNTISVLVNDQPGVLQRVSGLFGRRGFNIESITVGQSEETGLSRMVIVTLGDEEQLEQIEKQLYKLIDVIKVVDLSSKPMVARELALIKVKADPSERPEIMGVVETFRASVVDIGSTSLLVQVVGDTQKIDAMIELLKPYGIRELSRTGVTAMIRGNV; encoded by the coding sequence ATAGTGGCAAGAAACACCATTTCCGTGCTGGTCAACGACCAGCCCGGAGTACTTCAGCGGGTGTCCGGCCTGTTCGGCCGGCGCGGTTTTAATATTGAGAGCATTACGGTAGGCCAGTCCGAGGAGACAGGGCTCTCCCGGATGGTCATCGTCACGCTGGGTGACGAAGAACAGCTGGAACAGATCGAGAAGCAGCTCTACAAGCTGATCGATGTTATCAAGGTGGTGGATCTCAGCTCCAAGCCGATGGTTGCACGCGAGCTTGCGCTGATCAAGGTGAAGGCCGATCCATCGGAAAGGCCGGAAATCATGGGTGTTGTCGAGACGTTCCGCGCGTCCGTCGTCGATATTGGCAGCACCAGCCTGCTGGTGCAGGTTGTCGGGGATACGCAGAAGATCGACGCAATGATCGAGCTGCTGAAGCCTTACGGTATCCGGGAGCTGTCCCGCACCGGCGTGACGGCCATGATCCGCGGCAACGTATAA